Proteins from a genomic interval of Epinephelus fuscoguttatus linkage group LG16, E.fuscoguttatus.final_Chr_v1:
- the tjap1 gene encoding tight junction-associated protein 1 — protein sequence MTSAAPARKPYRKAPPQHREIRHTLPVAPPPPAPQPDINQEVLSDSDRIRILQQQNEDLQRRLSLSTHKMEAMEAEFDGSRHYMEAELSRTRDDLDKMRDKFRRLQNSYTASQRANQDLEEKLHALLRKVERDKKTMDQEIVELTNKLLDAKNTIDRLEELNERYRQDCNLAVQLLKCNKSHFRNHKFADLPYELQDMLNKHMKSSLPERGPAPGSQDPDTLSLTPADVVPTSVIARVLEKPEPLVLNSAQSSSCGRPVAEDVFVHVDMTGPAGAEARSRENGAQEAAQQNGSCRSQSSLDGQSGGEEAGGAPSFEKLNPYPAPPPPHPLYPGRKVIEFSSDDKVKIPKNSPLPNCTYATRQAISLSLVQNDDERLAPGSPAPSSSSGGGVHHRTPPSQRDAASEPLSSQSSPFSSPPQAPSVLASSGSSEEDLLANWQRMFVEKMAPTCDGSMVHRTAFSSQTAQELQRRRPTPGGGTSSSSDRHRAAYSDGEEGSSARSWTPSRGSSLDTDTDTEPRPGRRGHFGGDGSTEEGERLLMNLEDDCGSGDTAVTVATSPANTHRKELEEEEEEEEESSTEERDVLPHDLPVISPRLLDYDPALAATAAPQRPQKSPKRMGVHHLHRKDSLTRAQEQGTLLD from the exons GAGGTGTTATCAGACTCTGACAGGATCAG AATCCTCCAGCAGCAGAATGAGGACCTGCAGCGCcgcctctccctctccacccACAAGATGGAGGCCATGGAGGCGGAGTTTGACGGCAGCCGTCACTACATGGAGGCGGAGCTCAGCCGGACCAGAGACGACCTGGACAAGATGAGGGACAAGTTCCGCAG aCTCCAGAACAGCTACACGGCGTCTCAGAGAGCCAATCAGGACCTGGAGGAGAAGCTTCACGCTCTG CTACGGAAGGTGGAGAGGGACAAGAAGACAATGGACCAGGAGATTGTGGAGCTCACCAACAAGCTGCTGGACGCCAAAAACACCATCGACCGTCTGGAGGAGCTCAAC gagcGTTACAGGCAGGACTGTAATCTGGCcgtccagctgctaaaatgcaaCAAGTCACATTTCAGGAACCACAAGTTCGCCGAT ctgCCCTACGAGCTGCAGGACATGCTGAACAAACACATGAAGAGCAGCCTTCCAGAGCGAGGCCCCGCCCCTGGCTCTCAGGACCCAGACACACTCAGTTTGACTCCCGCTGACGTCGTGCCGACATCCGTCATCGCCCGGGTCCTGGAGAAACCTGAGCCGCTGGTCCTGAATTCGGCCCAGTCCAGCAGCTGTGGCCGACCTGTTGCAGAGGACGTCTTTGTGCATGTGGACATGACGGGTCCCGCTGGTGCTGAGGCCCGAAGCCGGGAGAACGGCGCACAGGAGGCGGCGCAGCAGAACGGTTCCTGCCGCAGTCAGAGCAGTCTGGACGGGCAGTCTGGTGGCGAGGAGGCAGGTGGGGCTCCGTCCTTCGAGAAGTTGAACCCTTACCCAGCACCACCACCTCCGCACCCTCTCTACCCCGGCCGCAAGGTCATTGAATTCTCTTCTGATGACAAAGTGAAGATCCCCAAAAACTCACCGCTGCCCAACTGCACCTACGCCACACGGCAGGCCATCTCTCTGAGCCTCGTCCAGAATGACGATGAGCGCCTGGCCCCCGGCAGCcctgctccctcctcctcctctggcgGAGGGGTCCATCATCGCACACCGCCGTCACAGCGGGACGCCGCCAGCGAGCCACTGTCCAGCCAGTCCAGCCCATTCAGCAGCCCGCCACAG GCCCCCAGCGTCCTGGCGAGCTCCGGCAGCTCGGAGGAGGACCTGCTGGCCAACTGGCAGCGGATGTTTGTGGAGAAGATGGCGCCGACATGCGACGGTTCAATGGTTCATCGCACGGCATTCAGCAGTCAGACGGCTCAGGAGCTACAGAGGAGGAGGCCGACGCCAGGGGGCGGgacttcctcctcttctgacCGCCACAGAGCAGCGTACTCGGACGGTGAAGAGGGCTCATCGGCGCGGAGCTGGACGCCGAGCCGTGGCTCCAGCCTCGACACTGACACCGACACCGAGCCTCGACCCGGCAGGAGGGGGCACTTTGGCGGCGACGGCTCCACAGAGGAGGGCGAGAGGCTACTGATGAACCTGGAGGACGACTGTGGCAGCGGGGACACGGCGGTCACCGTGGCGACCAGCCCTGCCAACACCCATAGGAAGGAGttagaggaggaagaggaggaggaggaggaaagttCCACTGAGGAGAGAGACGTTCTCCCCCACGACCTGCCCGTCATCTCGCCCCGCCTCCTGGACTACGACCCCGCCCTCGCCGCCACCGCCGCCCCGCAGCGTCCACAGAAGAGCCCGAAGAGGATGGGCGTGCACCACCTGCACCGCAAAGACAGCCTGACCCGAGCCCAGGAGCAAGGCACGCTGCTGGACTGA